A window of Corallococcus macrosporus DSM 14697 contains these coding sequences:
- a CDS encoding cytochrome d ubiquinol oxidase subunit II — MSIDAILGFAVAGTFVLYALFGGADFGGGVWDLLAFGPRKAEQRALIARAIGPVWEVNHIWLIVGVVLLFAGFPRAFAVLSVALHVPLTLLLLGIVFRGAAFTFRAYDTRGDAVQRQWGLVFSGASVIAPVLLGMCVGAVVGGTIRVEGRVVVSGFFSSWLTPFSWAVGVLALCLFAFLAAVYLTHEAPASELREDFRRRAMGAGVAVFVSALAVLLLARDGAPRVWEGLLRSPFALALHAGTAVAAVAAFALLWTRRFQWARVAAAVQAGLIVLGWAAAQQPYLVVPDVTLQGAAASPGAQRLLLVALGVGTAVVVPSLVLLFRVFRPVPSPGHGPIFDVANTATDRRT, encoded by the coding sequence ATGTCCATTGACGCGATTCTGGGCTTCGCGGTGGCGGGGACCTTCGTCCTCTATGCCCTCTTTGGCGGCGCGGACTTTGGCGGAGGTGTGTGGGATTTGCTCGCCTTCGGGCCGCGCAAGGCGGAGCAGCGCGCGCTCATCGCTCGCGCCATCGGCCCGGTGTGGGAGGTGAATCACATCTGGCTCATCGTCGGGGTGGTGCTGCTGTTCGCCGGCTTCCCGCGTGCCTTCGCGGTGCTGAGCGTGGCGCTGCACGTCCCGCTGACGTTGCTGCTGCTGGGCATCGTGTTCCGGGGCGCGGCCTTCACCTTCCGGGCGTACGACACGCGCGGGGACGCGGTGCAGCGGCAGTGGGGGCTCGTCTTCAGCGGGGCCAGTGTCATCGCGCCGGTGTTGCTGGGCATGTGCGTGGGCGCGGTGGTGGGCGGCACCATCCGCGTGGAGGGCCGGGTGGTGGTGAGCGGCTTCTTCTCCTCGTGGCTCACGCCCTTCTCGTGGGCGGTGGGCGTGCTGGCGCTGTGTCTCTTCGCCTTCCTGGCGGCGGTGTACCTTACGCACGAGGCCCCCGCGTCCGAGCTGCGCGAGGACTTCCGTCGCCGGGCGATGGGGGCGGGCGTGGCGGTGTTCGTTTCGGCGCTGGCGGTGTTGCTGCTGGCCCGGGACGGCGCGCCGCGCGTGTGGGAGGGACTGTTGCGTTCGCCCTTCGCTCTGGCTCTGCATGCGGGCACGGCGGTGGCGGCGGTGGCGGCCTTCGCGCTCCTGTGGACGCGCCGCTTCCAATGGGCACGCGTCGCCGCGGCCGTGCAGGCGGGGCTCATCGTGCTGGGGTGGGCGGCTGCGCAGCAGCCGTACCTGGTTGTGCCAGACGTCACGCTGCAAGGCGCGGCGGCGAGCCCTGGCGCGCAGCGGTTGCTCCTGGTGGCGCTGGGCGTGGGCACGGCCGTCGTGGTGCCCTCGCTGGTGCTGCTGTTCCGCGTCTTCCGGCCCGTGCCGTCGCCTGGACATGGACCCATCTTCGACGTGGCGAATACCGCGACCGACCGGAGAACGTGA
- a CDS encoding cytochrome ubiquinol oxidase subunit I: MPMTDLLYARAQMGLSLAFHIVFAAAGVALPVLMVLSDWKHRRTGDADYQKLSQKLAKGTAILFAVGAVSGTVLSFELGLLWPEFMGQYGEVIGLPFSLEGVAFFTEAIFLGIYLYGRERVSPGLHLFSGVMVAISGAASAFFVTLVNTFMNHPSGFTPSASGPMDVAPLVAMFSPGWQYQTAHVLLSCYQASAFAMAGIHAFVLLRHPGAAFHRKALSVALPLACVTALLQPVVGDLSAKHVAKAQPVKLAAMEGQFETERGAPLRLGGLPDVETGEVPYAVDIPKGLSILAFADPDAEVKGLNAFPRDEWPPVAKVHVAFQLMVGTGSAMALLALVTLVWRWRKKAWPHGRKLMWAWLLSGPLGVVAMEAGWLVTEWGRQPWILRGVMRTADAVTPVPHLAAPFWTFTAVYVFLGVTVVLLLVRQVAGTLPARDSGLLGGEAHVH, from the coding sequence ATGCCCATGACGGACCTGCTCTATGCGCGGGCTCAAATGGGCTTGTCGCTCGCGTTCCACATCGTCTTCGCGGCGGCGGGGGTGGCGCTCCCCGTCCTCATGGTGCTCAGTGACTGGAAGCACCGGCGCACCGGTGACGCGGACTACCAGAAGCTGAGTCAGAAGCTGGCGAAGGGGACGGCCATCCTCTTCGCGGTGGGCGCGGTGAGCGGGACGGTGCTGTCCTTCGAGCTGGGCCTGCTGTGGCCGGAGTTCATGGGGCAGTACGGCGAGGTGATTGGGCTGCCCTTCAGCCTGGAGGGCGTGGCCTTCTTCACCGAGGCCATCTTCCTGGGCATCTACCTGTACGGGCGGGAGCGGGTGTCGCCGGGGCTGCACCTGTTCTCCGGCGTGATGGTGGCGATAAGCGGCGCGGCGAGCGCCTTCTTCGTCACGCTGGTGAACACGTTCATGAACCACCCGTCGGGCTTCACGCCGTCGGCGTCCGGGCCCATGGACGTGGCGCCGCTGGTGGCCATGTTCAGTCCGGGCTGGCAGTACCAGACGGCGCACGTGCTGCTCTCCTGCTACCAGGCGAGCGCCTTCGCCATGGCGGGCATCCACGCCTTCGTGCTGCTGCGCCATCCGGGCGCGGCCTTCCATCGCAAGGCGCTGTCGGTGGCGCTGCCGCTGGCGTGTGTCACCGCGCTGCTCCAGCCGGTGGTGGGGGACTTGTCCGCCAAGCACGTGGCGAAGGCGCAGCCGGTGAAGCTGGCCGCGATGGAGGGCCAGTTCGAGACGGAGCGCGGCGCGCCGCTGCGGCTGGGTGGGCTGCCCGATGTGGAGACGGGCGAGGTGCCCTACGCGGTGGACATCCCCAAGGGTCTGTCGATTCTGGCCTTCGCGGACCCGGACGCGGAGGTGAAGGGGCTCAACGCCTTCCCTCGCGACGAGTGGCCGCCGGTGGCGAAGGTCCACGTGGCCTTCCAGCTCATGGTGGGCACCGGGAGCGCCATGGCGCTGCTGGCGCTGGTGACGCTGGTGTGGCGGTGGCGGAAGAAGGCATGGCCCCATGGGCGGAAGCTGATGTGGGCGTGGCTGCTGTCGGGCCCGCTGGGTGTGGTGGCCATGGAGGCGGGCTGGCTCGTCACGGAGTGGGGGAGGCAGCCGTGGATTCTGCGCGGGGTGATGCGCACGGCGGACGCGGTGACGCCGGTGCCGCATCTGGCCGCGCCCTTTTGGACCTTCACCGCCGTGTACGTGTTCCTCGGCGTGACGGTGGTGCTCCTGCTGGTGCGGCAGGTGGCGGGCACGCTGCCGGCGCGCGACAGCGGTCTGCTGGGAGGTGAGGCCCATGTCCACTGA
- a CDS encoding phage holin family protein produces MGAHVWSAKSSQEAHVVDLESERLERSQLETLSTAELIRHALAETRLLVRAEVMHAKKELREELKAARTAGILLGAGAVLALTALAVLFVALGLALPLGQAVGVLVVGVVLLAIAGGLLFLGSKRVPKKPLPHTQERLKTDYHLTRETLQ; encoded by the coding sequence ATGGGAGCGCACGTGTGGTCCGCGAAGTCATCGCAGGAGGCGCACGTCGTGGACCTCGAATCGGAACGCCTGGAGCGAAGTCAACTGGAGACGCTTTCCACGGCGGAGCTCATCCGGCACGCCCTGGCGGAGACGCGCCTGTTGGTGCGCGCCGAGGTGATGCACGCCAAGAAGGAGCTGCGTGAGGAGCTGAAGGCCGCGCGCACCGCGGGCATCCTCCTGGGAGCGGGCGCGGTGCTGGCGCTCACCGCGCTGGCCGTCCTCTTCGTCGCGTTGGGACTGGCCCTGCCCCTGGGGCAGGCGGTGGGGGTGCTGGTGGTGGGCGTGGTGCTGCTGGCCATCGCCGGCGGCCTGCTCTTCCTGGGCAGCAAGCGCGTGCCCAAGAAGCCCCTGCCGCACACGCAGGAGCGCTTGAAGACGGACTACCACCTCACGCGGGAGACGCTGCAATGA
- a CDS encoding ADP-ribosylglycohydrolase family protein → MPLTPAERQDRFHAAFVGLAIGDALGFPLRGIPPASLARLPGLAEDFAPRPRGKFAKGQFSDDTQLLLAAAESVIREGKVEGRSAAAHLAWLWQEGIILQPPKSLADALQRLAGGVPWMSAGASLGTRCHSVLSRALVVGLLESGHRARLPHDAGVLTVITHKDPVCAAAAAAFAQAAALGMEEEPLTPAAFCEELALSAAVHDKGLAEEVRHLPRLLTWDTARALSQLRKVGVPPSELKGVDGLPPHVVPVLLTSLYAILKVPHDFREAVALTLRCGGEADVAAALTGALLGAHLGTRAIPARLRKQVLYSENLMDTADRLFRAHQVRETLATALAHRRRR, encoded by the coding sequence ATGCCGCTGACTCCCGCCGAGCGCCAGGACAGGTTCCATGCGGCGTTCGTGGGGCTCGCCATCGGTGATGCGCTCGGCTTCCCGCTGCGCGGCATTCCACCGGCGAGCCTCGCGCGGCTGCCCGGCCTCGCCGAGGACTTCGCGCCCCGCCCGCGCGGCAAGTTCGCCAAGGGCCAGTTCAGCGACGACACGCAGCTGCTGCTCGCGGCGGCGGAGAGCGTCATCCGCGAGGGCAAGGTGGAGGGCCGCAGCGCGGCGGCGCACCTGGCGTGGCTGTGGCAGGAGGGCATCATCCTCCAGCCGCCCAAGAGCCTGGCGGACGCGCTGCAGCGGCTGGCGGGTGGCGTGCCGTGGATGAGCGCGGGCGCGTCGCTGGGCACGCGGTGCCACTCGGTGCTCAGCCGCGCGCTGGTGGTGGGCCTCCTGGAGAGCGGCCACCGCGCGCGCCTGCCGCATGACGCCGGGGTGCTCACCGTCATCACCCACAAGGACCCGGTGTGCGCGGCGGCCGCGGCGGCCTTCGCGCAGGCGGCGGCGCTGGGCATGGAAGAGGAGCCGCTGACGCCCGCGGCCTTCTGCGAGGAGCTGGCGCTGTCGGCGGCCGTGCACGACAAGGGCCTGGCGGAGGAGGTGCGTCACCTGCCGCGCCTGCTGACGTGGGACACCGCGCGCGCGCTGTCGCAGCTCCGCAAGGTGGGCGTGCCCCCCAGTGAGCTGAAGGGCGTGGACGGGCTGCCGCCGCACGTGGTGCCGGTGCTGCTGACGTCGCTGTACGCCATCCTCAAGGTGCCGCACGACTTCCGGGAGGCGGTGGCCCTCACGCTGCGCTGTGGCGGCGAGGCGGACGTGGCCGCCGCGCTGACGGGCGCGCTGCTGGGCGCCCACCTGGGCACGCGCGCCATCCCCGCCCGGCTGCGCAAGCAGGTGTTGTACTCCGAGAACCTGATGGACACGGCGGACCGCCTCTTCCGCGCCCACCAGGTCCGCGAGACGCTGGCCACCGCCCTGGCGCACCGCCGCCGCCGCTGA
- a CDS encoding RrF2 family transcriptional regulator: MHLTLHADYSLRVLLYLATRTGRPVSTQEMADAYGISKHHLVRVVQTLAGQGVVDARAGRSGGVVLARPPADIQVGSVLRAAEPDFHLVECFDRERNACPIAPACGLKGVLDEAREAFLAVLDRYTLADLLKRSRPNLSDYFLSAPAP; the protein is encoded by the coding sequence GTGCATCTCACCCTCCATGCCGACTACTCGCTGCGGGTGCTGCTCTACCTGGCCACACGCACCGGGCGCCCGGTCTCCACCCAGGAGATGGCGGATGCCTACGGCATCTCCAAGCACCACCTGGTGCGCGTGGTGCAGACGCTGGCGGGGCAGGGGGTGGTGGATGCACGAGCGGGCCGCTCCGGCGGCGTGGTGCTGGCGCGCCCGCCCGCGGACATCCAGGTGGGCAGCGTGCTGCGCGCCGCGGAGCCGGACTTCCACCTGGTGGAGTGCTTCGACCGGGAGCGCAACGCGTGCCCCATCGCTCCCGCCTGTGGGCTCAAGGGCGTGCTGGACGAGGCGCGTGAGGCGTTCCTCGCGGTGCTGGACCGGTACACGCTGGCGGACCTGCTCAAGCGCTCGCGTCCGAACCTGTCGGACTACTTCCTCTCCGCGCCGGCGCCATGA
- a CDS encoding 2Fe-2S iron-sulfur cluster-binding protein, which translates to MAKVKHASDWYPLSFGESVLDALLRQGVSVPHACRAGACQSCLMRAVAGTVPEAAQAGLKDTLRAQGYFLACACRLPEGAALEVTDAEALRVPARIQSLDALSASVLRVRLVTDRPVAYRAGQYISLVREDGLTRSYSLASLPHEDALELHVRLHPEGAMSGWLARDARPGDRLQVQGPAGSCFYVPGRPEQPLLLAGTGTGLAPLYGIIRDALEAGHTGPIWLFHGARTPEGLYLTDALRSLAERHPQLRYRPGVLEGGSRDVAEGALDVLIRAECPRPVGWRAWLCGDGPLVLSLRKKLFLAGLSLKDLHVDAFLPSAPLAQRTTDAGAR; encoded by the coding sequence ATGGCCAAGGTGAAGCACGCGTCGGATTGGTATCCGCTGTCGTTCGGAGAGAGCGTGTTGGACGCGCTGCTGCGCCAGGGCGTGTCCGTTCCGCATGCGTGCCGCGCGGGGGCCTGCCAGTCCTGCCTGATGCGGGCCGTGGCGGGGACGGTTCCGGAGGCCGCGCAGGCGGGGTTGAAGGACACGCTCCGGGCGCAGGGGTACTTCCTCGCCTGTGCCTGCCGGCTCCCGGAGGGCGCGGCGCTGGAGGTCACCGACGCGGAGGCCCTGCGCGTCCCCGCGCGCATCCAGTCGCTGGACGCGTTGTCCGCCAGCGTCCTTCGCGTGCGGCTGGTGACGGACCGCCCCGTGGCGTACCGCGCGGGGCAATACATCTCCCTGGTGCGGGAGGACGGGCTGACGCGCAGCTACTCGCTGGCCAGCCTGCCTCACGAGGACGCACTGGAGCTGCATGTGCGACTCCATCCGGAAGGGGCGATGAGCGGCTGGCTGGCGCGTGACGCCCGGCCGGGAGACAGGCTCCAGGTCCAGGGGCCGGCGGGAAGCTGCTTCTACGTCCCCGGCCGGCCCGAGCAGCCCCTGCTGCTGGCGGGGACGGGCACCGGCCTGGCGCCACTGTATGGCATCATCAGGGACGCGCTGGAGGCGGGCCACACCGGGCCCATCTGGCTCTTCCACGGCGCGCGGACGCCCGAGGGGCTCTACCTCACCGACGCCCTTCGCTCCCTGGCGGAGCGCCATCCTCAGCTTCGCTATCGGCCGGGCGTGCTGGAGGGCGGCAGCCGGGATGTGGCGGAGGGCGCGCTCGATGTGCTCATTCGCGCGGAGTGCCCCAGGCCCGTGGGCTGGCGCGCGTGGCTCTGCGGAGACGGGCCGTTGGTGCTATCCCTCCGGAAGAAGCTGTTCCTCGCCGGGCTCTCGCTGAAGGACCTCCACGTGGATGCCTTCCTGCCGAGCGCCCCCCTGGCGCAGCGCACCACCGACGCCGGAGCCCGCTGA
- a CDS encoding group I truncated hemoglobin, protein MSNAAEKSVFEQLGGEPAMAAAVEVFYRRVLSDEHISHFFEDVDMERQAAKQKAFLTMVTGGPVHYSGRDMRAGHAHLVRRGLDDSHFDAVAGHLKGTLEELGVPAPLVAKVLAIAESARADVLNR, encoded by the coding sequence ATGAGCAACGCGGCGGAGAAGAGTGTCTTCGAGCAGTTGGGCGGCGAGCCGGCGATGGCGGCGGCGGTGGAGGTCTTCTACCGGAGGGTGCTGTCGGACGAGCACATCAGCCACTTCTTCGAGGACGTGGACATGGAGCGCCAGGCGGCGAAGCAGAAGGCGTTCCTGACGATGGTGACGGGGGGGCCGGTCCACTACTCCGGCAGGGACATGCGCGCCGGCCACGCGCACCTGGTGCGGCGCGGGCTGGATGACTCGCACTTCGACGCGGTGGCGGGCCACCTGAAGGGGACGCTGGAGGAATTGGGTGTGCCCGCGCCGCTGGTGGCGAAGGTGCTGGCCATCGCGGAGAGCGCTCGCGCGGACGTCCTCAACCGCTGA
- a CDS encoding F0F1 ATP synthase subunit epsilon, with translation MAKLTVEIVTPEKRILSVQADEAIVPGGRGLFGVRPGHTPFLSLMEPGALTLIEGGRRESYFVAGGFVEVGNDKVLVLADAAEPVTGIDVEGARRRMTEAQERLKGLSSEDARFELEQATVRREAARIGAANTARA, from the coding sequence ATGGCCAAGCTGACTGTGGAGATTGTCACCCCCGAGAAGCGCATCCTGTCGGTGCAGGCCGACGAGGCGATTGTTCCTGGCGGCCGGGGCCTGTTCGGCGTGCGCCCGGGGCACACCCCGTTCCTGTCGCTGATGGAGCCGGGCGCGTTGACCCTGATTGAGGGCGGCCGGCGCGAGTCCTACTTCGTCGCGGGTGGCTTCGTCGAAGTGGGCAACGACAAGGTGCTGGTGCTCGCCGACGCGGCCGAGCCCGTCACGGGCATCGACGTGGAAGGCGCCCGCCGCCGCATGACCGAGGCGCAGGAGCGCCTGAAGGGCCTGTCCTCCGAGGACGCGCGCTTCGAGCTGGAGCAGGCCACGGTGCGCCGTGAGGCCGCGCGCATCGGCGCCGCCAACACCGCGCGCGCGTAG
- the atpD gene encoding F0F1 ATP synthase subunit beta, producing the protein MSAQVPTAGRIIQVLGPVVDVEFPPGGLPEVYTALKVTNANLSSAADNLTLEVAQHLGENTVRTIAMDSTEGLGRGMPVTNTGAPIQVPVGKATLGRILNVTGEPVDEMGPVKAQEHWSIHRAPPPFTEQDVRVQMFETGIKVIDLLAPYTRGGKIGLFGGAGVGKTVLLQELIRNVAVERGGFSVFAGVGERTREGNDLYHEMQDTKVIQTDNLEASQAVLVYGQMNEPPGARARVALSALTMAEYFRDVEGRDVLLFVDNIFRFTQAGSEVSALLGRIPSAVGYQPTLATEMGGLQERITSTTKGSITSVQAIYVPADDLTDPAPATAFAHLDATTVLNRSIAELAIFPAVDPLDSTSRILDPAVIGAEHYGVARKVQGILQRYKELQDIIAILGMDELSEDDKLVVARARKIQKFLSQPFFVAKVFTGKDGRYVKLQDTIQGFKEIAEGKHDEIPEGAFYMAGSIDEVVENARKMV; encoded by the coding sequence ATGAGCGCTCAAGTTCCGACGGCAGGCAGAATCATCCAGGTCCTCGGCCCGGTGGTCGACGTCGAGTTTCCGCCCGGCGGTCTCCCCGAGGTCTACACGGCCCTCAAGGTCACCAACGCGAACCTGAGCTCCGCCGCGGACAACCTCACCCTCGAGGTGGCGCAGCACCTGGGCGAGAACACCGTCCGCACCATCGCCATGGACTCCACCGAGGGCCTGGGCCGCGGCATGCCCGTCACCAACACGGGCGCCCCCATCCAGGTGCCGGTGGGCAAGGCCACCCTGGGCCGCATCCTGAACGTCACCGGTGAGCCGGTGGACGAGATGGGCCCCGTGAAGGCGCAGGAGCACTGGTCCATCCACCGCGCGCCCCCGCCCTTCACGGAGCAGGACGTGCGCGTGCAGATGTTCGAGACGGGCATCAAGGTCATCGACCTGCTCGCCCCGTACACCCGCGGCGGGAAGATCGGCCTCTTCGGCGGCGCCGGCGTGGGCAAGACGGTGCTCCTGCAGGAGCTCATCCGCAACGTGGCCGTGGAGCGCGGCGGCTTCTCCGTGTTCGCCGGCGTCGGTGAGCGCACCCGCGAAGGCAACGACCTCTACCACGAGATGCAGGACACGAAGGTCATCCAGACGGACAACCTGGAGGCCAGCCAGGCCGTGCTGGTGTACGGCCAGATGAACGAGCCGCCCGGCGCCCGCGCCCGCGTGGCCCTGTCCGCGCTGACCATGGCCGAGTACTTCCGCGACGTGGAAGGCCGCGACGTGCTCCTCTTCGTGGACAACATCTTCCGCTTCACCCAGGCCGGCTCGGAAGTGTCCGCCCTCCTGGGCCGCATCCCCAGCGCCGTGGGTTACCAGCCCACGCTGGCCACGGAGATGGGCGGCCTGCAGGAGCGCATCACCTCCACCACGAAGGGCTCCATCACCTCCGTGCAGGCCATCTACGTCCCCGCCGACGACCTCACGGACCCGGCGCCCGCGACGGCCTTCGCCCACCTCGACGCGACCACGGTGCTCAACCGCTCCATCGCCGAGCTGGCCATCTTCCCCGCCGTGGACCCGCTGGACTCCACCAGCCGCATCCTCGACCCGGCCGTCATCGGCGCCGAGCACTACGGCGTGGCCCGCAAGGTCCAGGGCATCCTCCAGCGGTACAAGGAGCTGCAGGACATCATCGCCATCCTCGGCATGGACGAGCTCTCCGAGGACGACAAGCTGGTGGTGGCCCGCGCCCGGAAGATCCAGAAGTTCCTGTCGCAGCCCTTCTTCGTGGCCAAGGTCTTCACCGGCAAGGACGGCCGCTACGTGAAGCTCCAGGACACCATCCAGGGCTTCAAGGAGATCGCCGAGGGCAAGCACGACGAAATCCCCGAGGGCGCCTTCTACATGGCGGGCAGCATCGACGAGGTCGTCGAGAACGCGCGGAAGATGGTGTGA
- the atpG gene encoding ATP synthase F1 subunit gamma translates to MASLRDIRKRIRSVKNTRQITKAMKMVSAAKLRKAQDNILAARPYATMLDQIIADLAARAGDESLSHPLLTARPVKRVELVLLTSDRGLAGGFNSNVIRRANRFLYENTNLESIRLSTVGRKGNDFFRNRGQSIRKDFGGLYQRLNYRAAADVAEELVASYLNGEVDAVHIVYNEFVTAISQTVKVAQLLPLQTLGAPGEAPAAGSTALVDFKYEPDRQAVLDRLVPQAVNIKLYRALLESVASEHGARMSAMENATSNATDMIGSLTLTYNRTRQAVITKELMEIVSGAEALK, encoded by the coding sequence ATGGCGTCCCTTCGCGACATTCGCAAGCGCATCCGCTCGGTGAAGAACACGCGGCAGATCACCAAGGCGATGAAGATGGTCTCCGCCGCGAAGCTCCGCAAGGCGCAGGACAACATCCTGGCCGCGCGCCCCTACGCGACGATGCTGGACCAGATCATCGCCGACCTGGCCGCCCGCGCCGGGGATGAGAGCCTCAGCCACCCGCTGCTCACGGCCCGCCCGGTGAAGCGCGTGGAGCTGGTGCTGCTCACGTCGGACCGTGGCCTCGCCGGCGGCTTCAACTCCAACGTCATCCGCCGCGCCAACCGGTTCCTCTACGAGAACACGAACCTGGAGAGCATCCGCCTCTCCACCGTGGGCCGGAAGGGCAACGACTTCTTCCGCAACCGCGGCCAGAGCATCCGCAAGGACTTCGGCGGCCTGTACCAGCGCCTGAACTACCGCGCCGCCGCGGACGTGGCGGAGGAGCTGGTGGCCAGCTACCTCAACGGCGAGGTGGACGCGGTCCACATCGTCTACAACGAGTTCGTCACCGCCATCTCCCAGACGGTGAAGGTCGCGCAGCTCCTGCCGCTGCAGACGCTGGGCGCGCCGGGCGAGGCCCCGGCGGCGGGCTCCACCGCGCTGGTGGACTTCAAGTACGAGCCGGACCGCCAGGCCGTGCTGGACCGCCTGGTGCCCCAGGCCGTCAACATCAAGCTCTACCGCGCCCTGCTGGAGAGCGTGGCCAGCGAGCACGGCGCCCGCATGAGCGCCATGGAGAACGCGACCTCCAACGCCACCGACATGATTGGCAGCCTGACGCTCACCTACAACCGCACGCGTCAGGCGGTCATCACCAAGGAGCTGATGGAGATCGTCTCCGGCGCCGAGGCGCTGAAGTAG
- a CDS encoding response regulator, with amino-acid sequence MVAPTSSGPLLIVEDDADIRAALQDYLEMHGHVVRVASNGREALEALAHPPRPALMVLDMALPVMDGHRVLTTRKTSEALAEVPVIILSAGMAAMNPRDRAVYASMYNVAAFLKKPVEPRQLLEAIERLAPRPAGPQAGSPP; translated from the coding sequence ATGGTGGCCCCGACGTCATCCGGTCCGTTGCTCATTGTCGAAGACGACGCGGATATCCGCGCGGCCCTCCAGGACTACCTGGAGATGCACGGCCACGTGGTGCGCGTGGCGAGCAACGGCCGGGAGGCGCTGGAGGCGCTGGCCCACCCTCCCCGTCCCGCGCTCATGGTGCTGGACATGGCCCTGCCCGTCATGGACGGCCACCGGGTGCTGACGACCCGCAAGACCAGTGAAGCCCTGGCCGAGGTTCCGGTCATCATCCTGTCGGCGGGCATGGCGGCCATGAACCCGAGGGACCGGGCCGTCTACGCGTCCATGTACAACGTGGCGGCCTTCTTGAAGAAACCCGTGGAGCCCCGGCAGTTGCTGGAGGCCATCGAGCGGCTCGCGCCAAGGCCGGCAGGTCCCCAGGCGGGCTCGCCGCCTTGA
- a CDS encoding SanA/YdcF family protein, whose translation MASLPVFSGSMKPGGARRVWLRRGLAVLAAGGLGLLALSHFVRVSYEDRIIPLEQAPEAPVALVFGAGLARGAVPSPVLAQRLDAAVALWRQGKVQTVLVSGDQTKPFHHETRAMRRYLVEHGVPESAVQGDEAGLSTYDSCLRAATVFGAKRAVLVTQRFHLTRALFIANSVGIDAWGVAADEGRPTPWRYLVRETLSRVLALAMVVLEVEPAYPSGRAVLPER comes from the coding sequence ATGGCCTCTCTACCGGTGTTCTCGGGGTCCATGAAGCCAGGCGGTGCGAGACGGGTGTGGTTGCGTAGGGGCCTCGCGGTCCTGGCCGCGGGTGGGCTGGGGCTGCTCGCCCTCTCCCACTTCGTCCGGGTCAGCTACGAGGACCGCATCATCCCCCTGGAGCAGGCCCCCGAGGCCCCCGTGGCGCTGGTGTTCGGCGCGGGGCTGGCGCGGGGCGCGGTCCCCTCCCCCGTGCTCGCCCAGCGGCTGGACGCGGCCGTCGCGCTGTGGCGGCAGGGCAAGGTGCAGACGGTGCTCGTCAGCGGGGACCAGACGAAGCCCTTCCACCATGAGACGCGCGCCATGCGGCGCTACCTGGTGGAGCACGGCGTGCCGGAGAGCGCGGTCCAGGGCGATGAAGCGGGGCTGTCCACCTACGATAGCTGCCTGCGGGCCGCCACGGTGTTCGGTGCGAAGCGGGCGGTGCTGGTGACGCAGCGGTTCCACCTGACGCGGGCGCTGTTCATCGCCAACTCGGTGGGCATTGACGCGTGGGGCGTGGCCGCGGACGAGGGACGGCCGACGCCCTGGCGCTACCTGGTGCGCGAGACGCTGTCGCGCGTGCTGGCGCTGGCCATGGTGGTGCTGGAGGTGGAGCCCGCCTACCCCTCTGGCCGCGCCGTGCTCCCGGAGCGCTGA